A single window of Synechococcus sp. CBW1004 DNA harbors:
- a CDS encoding ferredoxin--nitrite reductase yields the protein MNRSEVPADAPPASMAPNQPPLSKIEQAKAELCGLELEPRLAELAAQGWETLDEATLTIRLKWLGIFFRPVTPGRFMVRLRLPNGVIRSDQLEVLAEVVDRCGEHGSADITTRQNLQLRGLLLEDMPPLLAAMAAVGLTSRQSGHDNPRNITGNPLAGLDPEEFVDTRPLVDAIQTNLLGPHGPRNLPRKFNVAVGGAPDSFLLHNDLAFLPARRQVDGALGFSVMVGGFFSGQRNELAVPLGVWVPAELLPDFTLALVRHFSRCGDRRVRTRTRLWYLIEAMGLDAYREEVLQELVELAGEQARSLALPHDGSHLVCRPPRDICGIQTQKQPGLYWVGLNVPMGRLDGEGMFALADLARRHGTGELRFSESQNVLIASVPQESLQPLCAELDHPALHHRFRRDPGPLMAEAVSCTGNRYCSFALIPTKTTAQQVVEELESRLSLPHGIRLHWTGCPNACGQPYMGQIGLMGAKARQDGCMVEAAKIYLGGSMGPEPKLAELHHKGVPLSQLVDALEVLLVEHHGARPRVAR from the coding sequence ATGAATCGCTCCGAAGTTCCCGCCGATGCGCCCCCAGCCTCGATGGCGCCCAACCAGCCGCCGCTCAGCAAGATCGAGCAGGCCAAAGCCGAGCTCTGCGGTCTGGAGCTGGAGCCGCGGCTGGCGGAGCTAGCCGCCCAGGGCTGGGAGACTCTCGATGAGGCCACGCTCACGATCCGGCTCAAGTGGCTGGGCATCTTCTTCCGGCCCGTCACCCCCGGGCGCTTCATGGTGCGACTGCGTCTGCCCAACGGCGTGATTCGCTCCGATCAGCTCGAGGTCCTCGCCGAGGTTGTGGATCGGTGCGGCGAGCACGGCAGTGCCGACATCACCACTCGCCAGAACCTGCAGCTGCGAGGACTGCTCCTTGAGGACATGCCGCCGTTGCTGGCCGCGATGGCGGCCGTGGGGCTGACCAGTCGCCAGTCGGGCCACGACAACCCCCGCAATATCACCGGCAACCCCCTGGCCGGCCTCGACCCGGAGGAGTTCGTCGATACCCGGCCGCTGGTGGACGCGATCCAGACGAACCTGCTCGGCCCGCACGGGCCCCGCAACCTGCCGCGCAAGTTCAACGTGGCCGTGGGCGGCGCCCCCGACAGCTTCCTGCTCCACAACGATCTTGCCTTCCTGCCGGCCCGTCGTCAGGTCGATGGCGCCCTGGGCTTCAGTGTGATGGTCGGAGGCTTCTTCTCCGGCCAGCGCAATGAGCTGGCGGTTCCACTGGGTGTCTGGGTTCCAGCGGAACTGTTGCCTGACTTCACCCTGGCGCTGGTGCGCCACTTCTCCCGCTGCGGCGATCGGAGGGTGCGCACTCGCACACGCCTCTGGTATCTGATCGAGGCGATGGGCCTGGATGCCTATCGAGAAGAGGTGCTGCAGGAGCTGGTGGAGCTCGCCGGTGAGCAGGCCCGCAGCCTGGCCCTCCCCCATGACGGCAGCCATCTGGTCTGCCGTCCGCCGCGCGACATCTGTGGCATCCAGACCCAGAAGCAGCCAGGGTTGTACTGGGTCGGGCTGAACGTGCCGATGGGGAGGTTGGATGGCGAGGGCATGTTCGCCCTGGCCGATCTCGCTCGGCGCCACGGCACGGGCGAGCTGCGCTTCAGCGAGAGCCAGAACGTGCTGATCGCCTCGGTGCCGCAGGAGTCGCTCCAACCGCTCTGCGCTGAACTGGATCACCCCGCCCTGCACCACCGTTTCCGCCGCGATCCCGGACCGCTGATGGCGGAGGCGGTGAGCTGCACCGGCAATCGCTACTGCAGCTTCGCTCTCATCCCCACCAAGACCACGGCCCAGCAGGTGGTCGAGGAACTGGAGTCGCGTCTGTCGTTGCCCCACGGTATCCGCTTGCACTGGACGGGCTGTCCCAACGCCTGCGGTCAGCCCTACATGGGACAGATCGGGCTGATGGGGGCCAAGGCACGCCAGGACGGCTGCATGGTCGAGGCGGCGAAGATCTATCTGGGCGGGTCGATGGGGCCCGAGCCGAAGCTGGCTGAGCTGCACCACAAGGGGGTGCCGCTCAGCCAGCTTGTCGATGCGCTGGAGGTGCTGCTGGTGGAGCACCACGGAGCTCGGCCGCGCGTCGCCAGATGA
- a CDS encoding anthranilate phosphoribosyltransferase: MAALGPERARFRELIAKVGSGEHTSTGLSRDEAREAMDLMLGGKASEAQMGAFLIAHRIRRPLPIELTGMIDSYRNHGPVLETPGRRALCFGVPYDGRSRTAPLLPLTALVLASAGVPVVLHGGDPMPVKFGVTLAELFRSIGINWQGLSLTAVQERLELHNLALTHQPDHFAAADRLLPVRDAIGKRPPVASLELLWTPHRGEHLLVSGFVHPPTEKRAWEALAAAEETDVVTVKGLEGSADLPTSRAGITARLRADAAPERILLHPRDHGLHGNEVAWQNLETWQGQALAALRGAGPLAEPLRWNVAAYLWLAGLHPSLHQALEQSNALLAARCGEGHRSRLLA; the protein is encoded by the coding sequence CTGGCGGCACTCGGACCAGAGCGAGCCCGATTCCGCGAGCTGATCGCCAAGGTGGGCAGCGGCGAACACACCAGCACCGGGCTGAGCCGCGACGAAGCCCGTGAAGCGATGGACCTGATGCTGGGGGGCAAGGCGAGCGAGGCCCAGATGGGAGCCTTCCTGATCGCCCACCGGATCCGGCGGCCGCTGCCGATCGAACTCACCGGCATGATCGACAGTTACCGGAACCACGGCCCAGTGCTGGAAACTCCGGGGCGTCGGGCCCTCTGCTTCGGCGTGCCTTACGACGGGCGCAGCCGCACCGCACCGTTGCTGCCGCTGACCGCCCTGGTGCTGGCCAGTGCGGGGGTGCCCGTGGTGCTGCACGGCGGCGATCCGATGCCGGTCAAATTCGGCGTCACCCTGGCCGAACTGTTCAGGTCCATCGGCATCAACTGGCAAGGCCTCAGCCTGACAGCGGTGCAGGAGCGCCTGGAGCTGCACAATCTGGCGCTCACCCATCAGCCCGACCATTTCGCCGCCGCCGATCGACTGTTGCCGGTTCGCGACGCGATCGGCAAGCGGCCGCCGGTGGCGAGCCTGGAGCTGCTGTGGACCCCCCACCGAGGTGAGCACCTGCTGGTGAGCGGCTTCGTGCACCCGCCCACCGAGAAGCGGGCCTGGGAAGCCCTCGCAGCCGCCGAGGAGACCGATGTGGTGACCGTGAAGGGCCTGGAAGGGTCCGCCGACCTGCCCACAAGCCGGGCGGGCATCACCGCGCGGCTGCGGGCTGATGCAGCGCCGGAGCGGATCCTGCTGCATCCACGCGACCACGGCCTTCATGGCAACGAGGTGGCCTGGCAGAACCTGGAAACCTGGCAAGGGCAGGCTCTGGCAGCCCTCAGAGGAGCAGGCCCCCTTGCCGAGCCTCTGCGCTGGAATGTGGCCGCTTATCTCTGGCTGGCTGGCCTGCACCCTTCACTTCACCAGGCCCTGGAGCAGTCCAATGCGCTGTTGGCAGCCCGTTGCGGAGAAGGGCATCGCAGCAGGCTGCTCGCCTGA
- a CDS encoding molybdopterin oxidoreductase family protein yields MTDSSADSVRSQCPYCGVGCGLELMPPAQPGQAVKRDSDGNPIWTARGDRRHPSSLGQVCIKGATVGETLARGRLTQPLYRAGLDQEFRAIGWDQALELLEWRIRSTLAGKGPRAIAMYGSGQFHTEDYYLAQKLLKGALGTNNFDANSRLCMSSAVAGYTRSFGSDGPPCCYDDLDHCSVAFLIGTNTAECHPVLFQRLLKRKKRNPRDVTVVVVDPRSTDTTKAADHHLAIRPGTDLALLHGLAHLVLEVSGFDADFIEEATEGLSEFAQLIAEATPARTTQICGITEQQLREVAALWAMRDRILSLWSMGVNQRREGTAVVCGLINLHLLTGQIGKPGAGPFSLTGQPNAMGGREAGGLAHLLPGYRLVVNDEHRAEVEKAWGFPPGSIASARGLSAWQQIEAMERGELDLWWVVATNPLVSLPNLERVKGAIASCQLVVVSEAYADTETSHYAHLLLPSSQWSEKAGAMTNSERRVTYCPSYRPRHGQSRPDWEVFAELGRRLGFEHQFSYGSAAEVYAEFAALTAGRVCDVSGLSHGLLVEHGPQQWPFPQGSEPCGGSKRLYGDACFPTPSGRARFVADAVMGLAEPPCAIYPLVLTVGRYLGQWHTMTRTAKVERLQTMHPEPLLEIHPDDAKRFGVMHGELAAVSSRRGSVTAKVLVSDRIRPGSVFLPMHWGFSQESACEVNVLMHEQSCPISGQPELKAAAVIVAPAVSVVKPTEHSQGRLELLRRLFRDGHASARSRA; encoded by the coding sequence ATGACCGATTCGTCTGCCGACAGTGTGCGCAGTCAGTGTCCCTACTGCGGGGTAGGTTGCGGCCTGGAGCTCATGCCGCCAGCACAGCCTGGTCAGGCAGTGAAGCGCGATTCAGATGGTAACCCGATCTGGACCGCCCGCGGCGATCGCCGGCATCCATCCAGCCTCGGCCAGGTGTGCATCAAGGGAGCCACGGTGGGGGAGACCCTGGCCAGGGGGCGACTCACGCAACCGCTGTATCGCGCAGGTCTAGACCAGGAATTCCGGGCGATCGGCTGGGACCAGGCTTTGGAGCTCCTGGAGTGGCGTATCCGCAGCACCCTGGCCGGCAAGGGGCCGCGGGCCATCGCCATGTATGGCTCCGGGCAGTTCCACACCGAGGACTATTACCTCGCCCAGAAGCTGCTCAAGGGAGCACTTGGCACCAACAACTTCGATGCCAATTCCCGCCTCTGCATGAGCTCGGCGGTGGCGGGCTACACCCGCAGCTTCGGCTCCGACGGGCCTCCCTGCTGCTACGACGATCTCGATCACTGCAGCGTGGCTTTTCTGATCGGCACCAACACCGCCGAGTGCCATCCGGTGCTGTTTCAGCGGCTGCTCAAGCGCAAGAAACGCAATCCCAGGGACGTGACTGTGGTGGTCGTGGATCCCCGTTCCACTGACACCACCAAGGCCGCCGATCACCATCTGGCCATCCGTCCGGGCACCGACCTTGCCCTGTTGCATGGCCTTGCCCATCTGGTGTTGGAGGTCAGCGGCTTCGATGCCGACTTTATCGAGGAGGCCACCGAAGGACTGTCGGAGTTTGCCCAGCTGATCGCCGAGGCCACGCCGGCCCGCACGACCCAGATCTGTGGCATCACCGAGCAGCAGCTCAGGGAGGTGGCTGCCCTCTGGGCGATGCGGGATCGGATTCTCAGCCTTTGGTCGATGGGCGTGAACCAGCGACGCGAGGGCACGGCGGTGGTGTGCGGGTTGATCAACCTGCACCTGCTCACCGGGCAGATCGGCAAACCCGGCGCCGGGCCCTTTTCGCTCACGGGGCAGCCCAATGCCATGGGAGGTCGTGAAGCCGGCGGTCTGGCCCACTTGCTGCCGGGCTATCGCCTTGTGGTCAATGACGAGCACCGCGCTGAGGTTGAGAAAGCCTGGGGCTTCCCCCCCGGGTCGATTGCATCGGCTAGGGGGCTGTCGGCCTGGCAGCAGATCGAGGCGATGGAGCGCGGGGAGCTTGATCTGTGGTGGGTGGTGGCCACCAATCCTTTGGTCAGTCTGCCCAACCTCGAGCGGGTGAAGGGCGCGATAGCAAGCTGTCAGCTGGTGGTGGTGAGCGAGGCTTATGCTGATACTGAAACCTCGCATTATGCCCATCTGCTGCTGCCTTCCAGTCAGTGGAGTGAGAAGGCTGGGGCCATGACCAACTCCGAGAGGCGTGTCACTTACTGCCCCTCCTACCGCCCCCGCCATGGTCAGAGCCGGCCTGACTGGGAGGTGTTCGCTGAGCTGGGACGGCGGCTCGGATTCGAGCATCAGTTCAGCTATGGTTCCGCTGCGGAAGTGTATGCGGAATTCGCTGCTCTCACGGCCGGCCGGGTCTGTGATGTGTCCGGGTTGAGTCATGGGCTCCTCGTGGAACATGGTCCGCAGCAGTGGCCCTTCCCGCAGGGCAGCGAGCCCTGCGGTGGTTCAAAGCGGCTGTATGGCGATGCCTGCTTCCCCACCCCATCAGGGCGCGCTCGCTTTGTGGCTGACGCTGTGATGGGCCTGGCGGAGCCCCCCTGTGCGATCTATCCCCTTGTGCTCACGGTGGGCCGCTATCTGGGGCAGTGGCACACGATGACGCGCACGGCCAAGGTTGAGCGCCTGCAGACCATGCATCCCGAGCCGCTGCTCGAGATTCACCCCGATGACGCCAAGCGCTTCGGGGTGATGCATGGCGAGCTGGCGGCCGTGAGCTCAAGGCGTGGCAGCGTCACCGCCAAGGTGCTGGTGAGCGACCGCATTCGCCCCGGTTCGGTGTTTCTGCCGATGCACTGGGGGTTCAGCCAGGAATCGGCCTGTGAGGTCAATGTTCTGATGCATGAACAGTCCTGTCCCATCTCCGGGCAGCCGGAACTGAAGGCGGCTGCCGTGATCGTGGCTCCGGCGGTGTCGGTGGTGAAGCCCACGGAGCACAGTCAGGGCCGTCTGGAATTGTTGCGCCGTCTGTTTCGAGATGGTCATGCTTCTGCTCGCAGCAGAGCCTGA